In Mycobacterium sp. JS623, one genomic interval encodes:
- a CDS encoding CaiB/BaiF CoA transferase family protein — protein sequence MPSGPLAGVLVVDLTAMVMGPYCTQIMADMGADVIKVEPPEGDNTRFISVGPAPGMSGVFVNVNRGKRSVVLDLRSEEGKTALRALVLEADVFIHSMRSKAIAKLGFGYEQVAALNPRVVYTNCYGYGRRGPERDLPAYDDTIQAECGIPAVQEQLTGEANYVGTIMADKVAGLTALYATMMALFHRERTGEGQEVEVSMFETMASFMLVEHANGAMFDPPLGPAVYPRTVAPNRKPYRTRDGYIAALIYNDKHWNAFVDAVRPAWVTDSHATLELRARDIDAVYGLLAETMTERTTEEWLTLFRELQIPAAPLNTPDALFDHPHLNAVGLFETVDTPHGPVRFPGVPTWFSRTPGKVAGPAPLLGADTAQVLAEIGLADAECAETTVYDGNQPHLIRNRGVGAASSESVVESG from the coding sequence ATGCCTAGCGGCCCGCTTGCCGGCGTCCTTGTGGTCGACCTCACCGCGATGGTGATGGGCCCGTATTGCACGCAGATCATGGCGGACATGGGTGCCGACGTCATCAAAGTCGAACCACCAGAAGGGGACAACACTCGTTTCATCTCAGTGGGACCGGCGCCAGGGATGAGCGGCGTTTTTGTGAACGTCAACCGCGGCAAGCGCAGTGTCGTGCTGGACTTGCGCTCCGAGGAGGGCAAGACCGCGCTTCGGGCGCTCGTACTGGAGGCCGACGTCTTCATCCACTCGATGCGGTCCAAGGCGATCGCCAAACTCGGTTTTGGCTACGAACAAGTCGCCGCGCTCAACCCCCGCGTCGTCTACACGAACTGCTACGGCTACGGCAGGCGCGGACCGGAACGCGATCTGCCCGCGTACGACGACACCATCCAGGCCGAGTGCGGGATCCCCGCCGTGCAGGAACAGCTGACCGGCGAAGCCAATTACGTCGGCACGATCATGGCCGACAAGGTCGCCGGGCTGACCGCGCTCTACGCCACGATGATGGCGCTCTTCCACCGGGAACGCACCGGAGAGGGCCAAGAAGTCGAGGTCAGCATGTTCGAAACGATGGCGTCGTTCATGCTGGTCGAGCATGCTAATGGGGCGATGTTCGATCCACCGCTCGGCCCCGCCGTCTATCCGCGGACGGTCGCGCCGAACCGCAAGCCGTACCGCACCAGGGACGGCTACATCGCCGCGCTGATCTACAACGACAAGCACTGGAACGCGTTCGTCGACGCCGTGCGGCCCGCGTGGGTCACCGACAGTCATGCCACTCTCGAACTACGGGCGCGCGACATCGACGCGGTGTACGGACTGCTGGCCGAGACGATGACGGAACGCACCACCGAGGAGTGGCTGACGCTGTTCCGCGAACTACAGATCCCCGCCGCGCCGCTCAACACGCCGGATGCCCTCTTCGACCATCCTCACCTCAACGCCGTCGGATTGTTCGAAACGGTGGACACTCCGCACGGTCCTGTGCGGTTTCCGGGTGTGCCCACGTGGTTTTCGCGAACTCCCGGGAAAGTCGCCGGACCCGCTCCGCTGTTGGGGGCGGACACAGCTCAGGTGCTCGCCGAAATCGGTCTGGCCGATGCCGAATGCGCCGAGACCACGGTTTATGACGGAAATCAGCCGCATCTCATCAGAAACCGTGGTGTCGGCGCGGCTTCCTCGGAGTCTGTTGTGGAATCGGGGTAG
- a CDS encoding SDR family NAD(P)-dependent oxidoreductase, protein MGDLRFDGRVAVVTGGGRGLGRSYALLLAAQGAKVVVNDSGGGMAGDGTDAAPAAEVVREITTAGGEAVAAVDSVATPGGGKAIIDTALDRYGRIDIVVHNAGNVRRASLREMSYDDFEAVVDVHLRGAFHVVRPAFPHMCDSGYGRIVLTSSIGGLYGNREVANYAVAKAGVIGLSNVVAIEGADHGVKCNVIVPAAVTRMAEGIDTSTYPPMGADLVAPVVAWLTHESCSVTGEMLVALAGRVARAVIAETPGLYRPSWSIADVGDHITAIRDASAPVVFPVVPDGHGDHIRYSFAMTKQEAQHA, encoded by the coding sequence ATGGGCGATTTGAGATTCGACGGCCGGGTCGCGGTCGTCACCGGAGGCGGCCGAGGGTTGGGCCGCTCTTACGCCCTGCTGCTCGCCGCGCAGGGGGCGAAGGTCGTCGTCAACGATTCCGGCGGAGGTATGGCCGGCGACGGCACCGACGCGGCGCCCGCCGCCGAGGTGGTTCGTGAAATCACCACTGCGGGCGGTGAGGCCGTGGCCGCTGTCGACTCGGTGGCCACCCCCGGGGGAGGCAAGGCGATCATCGACACCGCCTTGGATCGCTACGGGCGCATCGACATCGTTGTGCACAACGCCGGAAACGTTCGTCGCGCGTCTCTGCGCGAAATGTCGTACGACGACTTCGAAGCCGTCGTCGACGTCCACCTGCGCGGTGCCTTCCATGTCGTGCGCCCGGCGTTTCCGCATATGTGCGATTCCGGATATGGCCGGATCGTGCTGACCTCGTCGATCGGCGGGCTGTACGGCAACCGCGAGGTAGCGAACTACGCGGTGGCGAAGGCCGGCGTGATCGGACTGTCGAACGTCGTAGCGATTGAAGGCGCAGACCATGGCGTCAAGTGCAACGTGATCGTTCCCGCCGCGGTTACCCGGATGGCCGAAGGCATCGACACCTCGACCTACCCGCCGATGGGAGCCGACTTGGTCGCACCGGTCGTCGCGTGGCTGACACACGAATCCTGTTCTGTCACTGGCGAAATGCTGGTCGCGCTGGCCGGCCGGGTGGCCAGGGCCGTCATCGCTGAGACGCCTGGGCTGTATCGGCCGTCGTGGTCGATCGCGGACGTGGGGGACCACATCACGGCGATCCGAGACGCGTCTGCACCCGTCGTGTTTCCCGTCGTTCCCGACGGCCACGGCGATCACATCCGCTACAGCTTCGCGATGACCAAACAGGAGGCGCAGCATGCCTAG
- a CDS encoding flavin-containing monooxygenase, with amino-acid sequence MTTFDTCGPTQTPDDIDIDALREKYLHERDKRLRAEGSTQYLELKDDFAEFAEVDPHTPMTPRTRISEDIEVAVLGGGIAGLLAGAYLKKAGVDDVHVIEMGGDFGGVWYWNRFPGIQCDNDAYCYIPMLEELNFIPSKKFADGAEIYEHCRRIAKHFGLYDGAIFSTQVRTVRWDESINRWRLTTNRGDDIRARFVVMTQGSYNRPKLPGIPGIKDYKGHVFHSARWDYEYTGGDANGGLHKLADKRVALVGTGATGVQLVPHLGRDAQHLYVFQRTPSSVDERGNEPTDPDWVKTLQPGWQEERKRNFHRWSPFEGVVFDAKDLVCDFWTELGRNMTARIAASPDPASLGIEQIMAIREQEDYKIMERLRRRIGVIVDDPDSAEALKPYYRFLCKRPCSSDEYLPTFNRPNVTLVDVSESKGVDRLTENGIVANGVEYEVDCVIFASGFEISTEISRRYAMEAIEGRDGVSLFDHWRDSYQTLHGITSRGFPNQFHTGFIQGGVSANTTAMFEQQAKHIAYIISEAAKRNATTVEPSQEAQDAWVSTIREFAIDNSQFEMTCTPGYYNNEGGGGGEGIRSFLGEPYSPGFYAFDELLAQWRDKGDMDGMVLGT; translated from the coding sequence ATGACGACCTTCGACACGTGCGGCCCGACGCAGACGCCCGATGACATCGACATCGATGCGCTGCGGGAAAAGTATCTGCATGAGCGCGACAAGCGGCTGCGCGCAGAGGGATCCACCCAGTATCTGGAGCTGAAAGACGATTTCGCAGAGTTCGCCGAGGTCGATCCGCACACGCCGATGACACCGCGCACCCGGATCTCAGAGGACATCGAGGTGGCAGTCCTCGGCGGGGGTATCGCCGGTCTGCTGGCGGGTGCATACCTGAAGAAGGCAGGTGTCGACGACGTCCACGTCATCGAGATGGGTGGCGACTTCGGCGGCGTCTGGTACTGGAACCGATTTCCGGGCATCCAGTGCGACAACGACGCGTACTGCTACATCCCGATGCTGGAGGAACTAAACTTCATCCCGTCCAAGAAGTTCGCCGACGGCGCCGAGATCTATGAGCATTGTCGGCGCATCGCAAAACATTTCGGGCTGTACGACGGGGCGATCTTCTCCACCCAGGTACGCACCGTGCGCTGGGACGAGTCGATCAACCGATGGCGGTTGACCACCAATCGCGGCGACGATATCCGCGCGCGCTTCGTCGTCATGACGCAGGGCTCATACAACCGACCGAAGCTACCGGGGATCCCGGGCATCAAGGACTACAAGGGACACGTATTCCATTCGGCGCGTTGGGACTACGAGTACACCGGCGGCGACGCAAACGGGGGACTGCACAAGCTCGCCGATAAGCGCGTCGCGCTCGTCGGCACCGGGGCCACCGGTGTGCAACTGGTTCCGCACCTCGGTAGGGACGCTCAGCACCTCTATGTGTTTCAACGCACCCCGTCGTCGGTCGACGAACGAGGCAACGAGCCGACCGATCCCGACTGGGTGAAGACGCTGCAGCCCGGATGGCAGGAGGAGCGCAAGCGCAACTTCCATCGATGGTCGCCGTTCGAGGGTGTCGTCTTCGACGCGAAAGATTTGGTCTGCGACTTCTGGACCGAACTGGGCCGCAACATGACCGCGCGGATCGCGGCAAGCCCGGATCCCGCGTCACTCGGCATCGAGCAGATCATGGCGATCCGGGAACAGGAAGACTACAAGATCATGGAGCGGCTCCGTCGCCGCATCGGTGTCATTGTCGACGACCCCGACTCCGCCGAGGCGCTCAAGCCGTACTACCGATTCCTGTGCAAGCGGCCGTGCTCCAGCGACGAATATCTGCCGACGTTCAATCGCCCCAACGTCACGCTGGTAGATGTGTCCGAGTCCAAGGGTGTGGACAGGCTGACAGAGAACGGCATCGTCGCCAACGGCGTTGAGTACGAGGTCGATTGCGTGATCTTCGCGAGTGGCTTTGAGATCTCGACCGAGATCAGCAGGCGCTACGCGATGGAAGCCATCGAAGGCCGTGACGGTGTCTCACTCTTCGACCACTGGCGCGACAGCTATCAGACTCTGCATGGGATCACCAGCAGAGGGTTCCCCAATCAGTTCCACACGGGTTTCATCCAGGGTGGCGTCTCGGCCAACACCACGGCCATGTTCGAGCAGCAGGCCAAGCACATCGCCTACATCATCTCCGAGGCGGCGAAGCGCAACGCAACGACCGTCGAGCCGAGCCAAGAGGCGCAGGACGCCTGGGTCAGCACCATTCGGGAATTCGCCATCGACAACTCCCAGTTCGAAATGACCTGTACTCCTGGGTATTACAACAACGAGGGCGGCGGTGGCGGAGAGGGAATCCGCTCGTTCCTCGGTGAGCCCTACTCGCCGGGTTTCTACGCGTTCGACGAGCTGCTGGCTCAGTGGCGCGACAAGGGCGATATGGACGGCATGGTGCTCGGAACGTAA
- a CDS encoding aromatic ring-hydroxylating oxygenase subunit alpha, whose protein sequence is MTSDAEALSEPVTIPVDAYISEDYARAERDKLWRKVWQQVGRVEEIPEVGNYLTYDILDDSILVVRTGANEFAAHHNVCMHRGRRLIDTPDDAKNTCGRTRKSFVCGFHGWTYGLDGACTHIREQDDWKGVLTPENTHLARVNVDNWGGWLFINMDPDCEPLADYLFPAAKILDPFGLENMRYKWRKWLEFDCNWKVAMEAFNETYHVFTTHPEFNKFGEFKGWAKAQGRHSNIGYDAPADLEETKSKIRLGTGDPRISTAEMQVYTMEETNATTTQTLVNAAMRLVDELPEGTPADKVLEHWLSSARRDDEARGVIWPTIPADILGQSGTAWQLFPNFQIGQGLTSALCYSARPHPSYDPNKCIFEVATYELYPKGQEPQTEWEYTPVGDPRWLSVLPQDFSNMAAVQQGMKSAGFPGTKPNPYRERSTVNLHYQLSKYMGTGEPREIQ, encoded by the coding sequence GTGACCAGCGACGCTGAGGCACTTTCGGAACCGGTGACCATACCGGTAGATGCATACATCTCGGAGGACTACGCCCGCGCCGAACGCGACAAGCTGTGGCGCAAGGTCTGGCAGCAGGTCGGCCGCGTCGAAGAAATCCCCGAAGTCGGCAACTACCTCACCTACGACATTCTCGACGACTCGATCCTCGTGGTGCGCACGGGCGCAAATGAATTCGCTGCACACCACAACGTGTGCATGCACCGCGGCCGTCGACTGATCGACACCCCCGACGATGCGAAAAATACCTGCGGTCGCACGCGCAAGTCGTTCGTCTGCGGCTTCCACGGCTGGACCTACGGCCTCGACGGGGCGTGCACCCACATTCGTGAACAGGACGACTGGAAGGGCGTGCTGACGCCCGAAAACACCCACCTGGCAAGGGTCAACGTCGATAACTGGGGCGGCTGGCTGTTCATCAACATGGACCCTGACTGTGAGCCGCTGGCCGACTATCTGTTCCCGGCGGCCAAGATCCTCGACCCGTTCGGGCTGGAGAACATGCGCTACAAGTGGCGCAAATGGCTGGAGTTCGACTGCAACTGGAAGGTCGCGATGGAGGCCTTCAACGAGACTTACCACGTCTTCACGACCCATCCCGAGTTCAACAAGTTCGGTGAGTTCAAGGGCTGGGCCAAGGCGCAAGGCAGACACAGCAATATCGGCTACGACGCGCCAGCCGATCTCGAGGAGACCAAGTCCAAGATTCGGCTCGGCACCGGCGACCCGCGGATCTCGACCGCCGAAATGCAGGTCTACACAATGGAAGAGACCAATGCGACTACCACGCAGACGCTGGTCAACGCCGCGATGCGGTTGGTCGACGAATTACCAGAAGGAACCCCGGCTGACAAGGTGCTCGAACACTGGCTGTCCTCGGCGCGCCGCGACGACGAAGCACGCGGGGTGATCTGGCCGACGATCCCCGCCGACATCCTCGGCCAGAGCGGCACCGCGTGGCAGCTCTTCCCGAACTTCCAGATCGGCCAGGGGTTGACCAGTGCGCTCTGTTACAGCGCGCGTCCGCACCCGAGCTATGACCCGAATAAATGCATCTTCGAGGTCGCGACCTACGAGCTCTATCCGAAAGGCCAAGAGCCGCAGACTGAATGGGAGTACACCCCGGTGGGCGACCCGCGCTGGTTGTCGGTGCTGCCGCAGGACTTCTCGAACATGGCCGCGGTACAGCAGGGCATGAAATCGGCCGGCTTCCCCGGCACCAAACCCAATCCGTACCGCGAACGCAGCACCGTCAACCTTCACTACCAGCTGTCCAAGTACATGGGCACCGGCGAGCCAAGAGAGATTCAATGA
- a CDS encoding SDR family NAD(P)-dependent oxidoreductase, with product MTATDLLRLDGRIVVVSGAGGGGIGTTVTRLAAEAGATVVAVSRSKENLDEHVTPLAKQGLSVVPVAADASTDDGIAAVIEQVRRVDGALYGLVNVAGGAEPATWMPATRVTRDDWRDLFTRNLETAFFMSQAVAREIREHGNPGSIVSISSISGMNTAPFHIAYGTAKAAVVAMTRTMAVELATDNIRVNAVAPGVTETAASRTYTDADPDRDRQAIAMGRRGRPEEQAGAILFLLSDLSSYITGQTLLVDGGLNLKWTHLGADNTSLFLKDENFRAAIRRER from the coding sequence ATGACCGCGACCGATCTCCTGAGGCTCGACGGCCGCATCGTGGTGGTATCGGGCGCCGGCGGAGGCGGTATCGGCACCACTGTCACGCGCCTGGCCGCCGAGGCAGGCGCCACCGTTGTTGCGGTCAGTCGGTCGAAGGAGAACCTGGACGAGCACGTGACGCCGCTCGCGAAGCAGGGCTTGTCTGTCGTCCCGGTAGCCGCCGACGCATCCACCGACGACGGCATCGCCGCCGTCATCGAACAGGTGCGACGCGTCGACGGCGCGCTGTACGGGCTCGTCAACGTCGCCGGCGGCGCGGAACCGGCCACCTGGATGCCGGCCACGCGGGTAACCCGCGACGACTGGCGGGACCTGTTCACCCGAAACTTGGAGACGGCGTTCTTCATGAGCCAGGCGGTGGCCCGCGAAATACGGGAGCACGGCAACCCCGGGTCGATCGTCTCAATTTCTTCGATCAGCGGCATGAACACCGCGCCGTTCCACATCGCGTACGGAACGGCCAAGGCCGCGGTCGTGGCCATGACCCGCACGATGGCCGTCGAGCTGGCGACGGACAACATCCGCGTCAACGCCGTCGCGCCGGGGGTGACCGAGACAGCGGCGTCGCGCACATACACCGACGCCGATCCCGATCGCGATCGCCAGGCCATCGCGATGGGACGACGAGGACGGCCCGAGGAGCAGGCCGGAGCCATTCTGTTCCTGCTATCGGATCTGTCGAGCTACATCACCGGCCAGACCCTGCTCGTCGACGGGGGCCTGAATCTCAAATGGACTCACCTCGGCGCCGACAACACCTCCCTGTTCCTCAAGGACGAGAACTTCCGGGCAGCTATTAGGAGAGAGCGGTGA
- a CDS encoding SMP-30/gluconolactonase/LRE family protein → MSSPVLQTRYSAANPTTAEGWRLDRLTAPSRLFGANGLRTGPDGRVYVAQVTGSQISALDLDSGRLDTVSAKGGDIIAPDDVAFDPTGNLYATEVMDGRVSVREAGGKTRVLRDDLPCANGITVHQGRLFINECRDGGRLMELDGDGSIVRVLAEDLPSPNAMEVGPDGMLYYPLMTANEIWRIDPNGGEPQRVTGDLGVPDAVKFDSGGYIISTQVATGQVLRIDPRNGSQTVLAQLTPGLDNLTFADDRLLVSNFTGEITEILPGGETSTVLPGGLNWPLDLTVGDDGNLYVADGTYFYAVCNDGSLKTVGMLFSPGYPGFLRGLASAGHGEFVVTTSGGQVARYRPAIGETDYLATDFDQLYGVAVGPGGTVVFAELGTGRVHCLRSGSVETLASGLVDPVGIAFGPDGTPLVAESGAGRVVRLSGSGATTVVDGLQRPQGILVAGGVLYIVDAGAKEIVAFDLDGQERRTIASGLPVGPPPGVEPKPLKGMPPFSGPQGPFAGITAGPDGTLYVSADGDGSVLTLRRVDT, encoded by the coding sequence ATGAGCTCGCCCGTGCTGCAGACCCGCTACTCTGCCGCGAACCCCACGACAGCCGAGGGGTGGCGGCTGGACCGGTTGACCGCGCCGAGTCGGCTGTTCGGCGCCAACGGTTTGCGCACCGGACCCGACGGGCGGGTCTACGTCGCACAGGTGACTGGCAGCCAGATCAGCGCGCTGGATCTCGACAGCGGGCGGCTGGATACCGTCAGCGCCAAGGGCGGCGACATCATCGCGCCCGACGACGTCGCGTTCGACCCCACCGGAAACCTCTACGCGACCGAGGTGATGGACGGCCGCGTCAGCGTGCGCGAGGCCGGCGGCAAGACGCGTGTGCTGCGCGACGATCTCCCATGTGCCAACGGAATCACCGTGCACCAGGGCCGACTGTTCATCAACGAGTGCCGCGATGGCGGCCGGCTGATGGAACTCGACGGCGACGGGTCGATCGTGCGCGTCCTTGCCGAGGATCTACCGTCGCCAAACGCGATGGAGGTCGGCCCAGACGGGATGCTGTACTACCCGCTGATGACGGCGAACGAGATCTGGCGCATCGACCCCAACGGCGGTGAGCCGCAACGGGTTACTGGTGACCTCGGCGTGCCCGACGCGGTGAAGTTCGACTCCGGCGGTTATATCATTTCGACCCAAGTGGCAACCGGACAGGTGTTGCGAATCGATCCGCGCAACGGCTCGCAGACCGTGCTCGCGCAACTGACGCCGGGACTGGACAACCTGACCTTCGCCGACGACCGCTTGCTCGTCTCGAACTTCACCGGCGAGATCACCGAAATTCTGCCCGGCGGTGAAACCAGCACGGTGCTGCCCGGCGGCCTGAACTGGCCGCTGGACCTCACGGTGGGCGATGACGGCAATCTCTATGTCGCCGACGGCACGTACTTCTATGCGGTGTGCAACGACGGGTCGTTGAAAACGGTAGGGATGCTGTTCTCACCAGGCTATCCGGGATTCCTGCGCGGGCTAGCGTCGGCGGGCCATGGCGAGTTCGTGGTGACGACGTCTGGCGGCCAGGTGGCAAGGTATCGCCCTGCCATTGGCGAAACCGATTACCTGGCAACCGATTTCGACCAGCTGTACGGAGTGGCCGTCGGCCCGGGCGGTACTGTGGTCTTCGCCGAACTCGGCACCGGGCGGGTGCACTGCCTGCGATCGGGAAGCGTTGAGACGCTGGCGTCCGGGCTGGTCGATCCGGTCGGCATTGCGTTCGGTCCCGACGGCACTCCCCTGGTTGCGGAATCGGGGGCGGGGCGCGTGGTGCGTCTCTCGGGATCGGGTGCGACGACGGTGGTCGACGGACTGCAGCGGCCGCAGGGCATCCTCGTCGCAGGTGGCGTGCTCTATATCGTCGACGCCGGTGCCAAGGAGATCGTCGCGTTCGACCTCGACGGGCAGGAGCGCCGCACGATCGCGTCCGGCTTGCCGGTGGGTCCGCCACCGGGTGTGGAACCCAAGCCTCTCAAGGGAATGCCGCCGTTTTCGGGTCCGCAGGGACCGTTCGCGGGCATCACTGCTGGACCGGACGGTACCCTCTACGTCTCGGCGGACGGTGATGGCAGCGTACTTACCCTGCGGCGGGTGGACACATGA